TGCGCATGGGCGACCGAATCCTCGCGTGCGAAGGCAGCCGGTTGCCACCGGATCCGGACCTGGCTGCCGGGATCTCGATCCTCGCCGGGCGCCTCGCGGCGAGCCGTAGCCGCGGGCGCGTGAGGACGATCCGGCCCGACGATCGCCCGCGGCTCGTTCTGGAGGCGGCGTTCGTCGCGGGGGCCACCCTTCTCGAGAGATCGGGCCGGCATGTCGTCGTTCCGGAAGGAGTCGACCTGGAGCGGGAAGGATTCGTGGTCGAGGCCGGCGGGGCCGCGATCGTGACGCTTCCAGGGGAGACGGGCTCCGCGCGCGCGGCGCTTCGCATGGCGCGCCGGGCGGGAGTCAGACCCTCCGGGGACGTCCCCCCGGCGGTGTGGCTCTACAGCCCTCTGGCGCGCGCCCGAGTCCCCGCGGTCACTCCCTGATCCTCGCGATCTTCGAGTCGCGATCCGACTCCAGCCGGCGCCGATCCGTGGCGTACCCCGCCTCGGTCGCCCGGAGCTTCTCGGCATCGTCCTCCACCTTGAGGCGCTCCCCCTTGTAGAGAATCTCCCGCTCGGCGAGCTTCGCCTCGTAGAACCTCCGGATCTCGGCGATCTGATCCTTCTGCGCCGCCGTCAGCTTGCGCGCGGTGGTGCCGGACGTCCTGTCCTGCGCGCGCAGTCGTTCCATCGCGATCTCATAGGCGCTCTTCGGCGCGTCACCCATCTCGTGGACCTCCGCATGGCGTCGTGGCAGGGGGAGTCTAGCCGATGGTTCGGGTGCGGGCCGCGTCGAGCCGCACGAGCGCGTTCGCCGAGTCGATTCCCTCGACGCGGATCGCCTTCACCGGCGAGGTGTGTCCCGACGCAATCGTCACGGCGGAGCGCGGAAGCCCGAGCGCCGAGGCGAGCAGCTCGACGACCGCCCGGTTCGCGCGCCCCCTCTCGGGGGCCGCGACGACGGAGAGCTTGAGCGCTCCGGCGTGTGGCCCCGCGATGGCGTCGGCCCGCCCTCCCGCCCTGACCGACACTCTGAGACGACATCCCCCGGGGATGTCCACGAGCGAAATCTCGGCTGCGATCACGGCGCGCCCCTCCCTTCGCGCGAACGACCCGATCTCCTCTCCATGCGCCGCTCGCTCCATCGCGAGTCTATCCGCCGGGAGACAGCTCGGGGCGGTGCGCGTGGTCCCCCGCGGCCCCGATCGGCGCCGGCTCCCCCGCGGAGGTGTAACATGAATTTCAGGCTCGATGGAGGAGGGAAGTCGCGCCCGGGAACCGATTTCCCGGTGTGCCGTAGAAGGCCCATGAACCGACGACTCCACCGATCCACCACCGAGAAGAAGATCGCAGGCGTCTGCGGCGGCCTCGCTGAATACTTCGACGTCGACCCGGTCTTCGTGCGCCTCGCCGCGATCGTTCCGCTCTTCCTCGGAGTTCCCACCCCCCTCATCTACCTCGTGTGCTGGGTGGCCCTGCCGCAGGCCCCCGCGGGGGGCGCCACCCCTCCCGGCGTCCTCGACGTGACTCCGGAGCGGCAGCGGGTCGACGGAGCGGCGCTGGCCGGCGTCGCCATCCTCTGCACCGGGGTCGTCCTCCTCCTGCTCAATACCGGCGTCCTCGATTGGGCGCTCTTCAAGTGGTGGCGGTGGCGGTACCTGATGCCAGTGATGCTGATCCTGGTGGGACTTCTGATCCTGGCGCAGGCGGTGGCCACGCACCGGGGTCGTCACGGAAACGGAGGGGCGTGACGTGGCCCAGAACCCGACGGCGCCCGCCCCGCCCGACCTGCTTCGTCAACGACGTCGCGTCTACAAGGGGATCTCCTGGGGCGTGTTCCTGGTCGTCACCGGCGCGATCCTGCTCATGAACACGACGGGAAGACTTTCCTGGGGAGTGTGGGCCGATCTGCTCAGGTTCTGGCCGGTGCTGCTGATCTCGATGGGCGTGAGACTCACATTTTCGAGTACGCGCCTCCATCCGCTCGCGCTCCTCGGCCCCATCCTGGTCATCTCGACGGCGGCGTGGATCGTGGCGGGGTACGGCCCCGCGCATCGCGCACTGGACGACGACGGGACCGCCCGGACCGAGACGATCGTGTGCGACGGACCGCGGGCGGGCGGCCCCTCCATCCTCGATCTCGACTTCGCGGCGGGGAGGTTGCGCGTGAAGGGCGCCGAGTCGTCGACGGCGCCGGATCCGAACGCGGCGCCCTCGCCCGCCGTCTCCCGGCCGGCTGCGCTCACCGGCGAGCTGCGAACGTGGGGCGAGGCGGTCCGGTGGGACTGCTCGGATGGCGAGCTCACGGTGAGCCGTCGCGGAGATTTCGGCTCGTTCCACGTCTACGGTCCGTTCGCGTACGCCGACTCCCGGTGGGAGGCCAGGCTTCGCGCGGTCGGGCGCGTGCGCCTCAGGGCCAACCTGGCGGCGACGAACGCCGATCTTGATCTGCGCGCGTTCGATCTCGAGCGCGCCGACATCCACCTGGCGGCTTCGGATCTCGCGCTGCGCCTCGCGGCGCCGAAGCAGTTGGTGACGGTTCGCATCAACGGGGCCGTCAGTCACGTGACCGTGGACGTTCCGGCCGGCGTCTGCGTGAGCGTGTCGCGGGACTGGGCCCTCGATGTCCTCGACTTCGAGGGACGGCGATCCGGCCGCGGGCGGCACCGGTCGTCGGCATCCGAGGCGTGCGACGGCTTGGCGCCGGACGCGCCGCAGTATGAGCTCAGGTACAACCTGCCCCTCTCGGCCGTGGCGGTGGAAGCCGCCGCCGGCGACTGACGCACCGCGCCGGCCCTGAAATTCCCAGCCGGGCCGGTTACGATAGGCGGATGTCCACGCGCCGCAGGGCTCTCGCTCTCAATCTGATCCTCGCGCTCGGCTCCCTCCTCTTCACCGCCGTCGTCGCCGAAATCGCACTGAGGGTGTTCCCGCCTCCGTCCCTCGACAAGCGTGCCATCCTGAGCGAGGTAGGACGCATGGTCCCGCCCTACCTGATGCTTCCCGATCCGGAGATCGGCTGGGTGCTCGCGCCGAATTTCCGGGGCGAAGGCCACGGGCCGGGCTGGAAGGTCACGCTCGCCACGAATTCTCTCGGCCTGCGGGACCGCGAGTACGCCGCCGAGGACACGGCGGATCACGTCGTGGTGGTCGGCGACTCCTACACCTTCGGCTTCGGCGTCGAGGCCGAGGAGACGTTTCCGAAAGTCGCGGAGGAGGAGCTGAGGGCGACCCCGCTCGCCGGAATGGAAGTCGTCAACGCGGGCGTCAGCGGCTATGGCCCGTTCGAAGAGGCCGCGTTCCTCCGCCGCGTGGTTCCGAAGTTTCGCCCGCGCGCCGTCGTGCAGGCTTTCTTCGAAGGAAACGACGTGAGGAACGCCATCGAGTACCCGCTGAGGTTCAAGATGGGCCCCGAGGGGTACCTGCACCGCGAGGGGTGGGATCCCTTCGCCACGCCTCTGTCGTACCTCGCGACGTACGCCGCGATGAAGGGACGCAACGTCGGTGAGAAGCTCGCGACGCGGCGAGGCATCGAGCTGTCGCACCAGGCGATTCTCGACGCGAGACGGTACGCGGAGCAGTCCGGGGCCCGCTACCTCCTGCTTCTCCTCCCCGACGTCCGCTCGGAGCGGGCGGGTCGCTCCTGGGCGCTGCGCGCCTACGACGCGGCGCTCGGGAGCGGCGGCGACATCAACGCCGGCATGGAGTCGTTCGCGCGGGACCACGGCGTCGACGTCCTGAACCTCTCCGCTCTCTTCGACTCAGCTCCGGACGCACCGCCGCTCCGGTTCAGCTGGGACGGGCACTTCACGCGGGACGGCCACCGGCTCGCCGGCAGGGAGCTCGCCAGGCGGCTGCAATCCCTTCTCGCCGCGTCCGCAGCCGGAGCTCCAGGGTGAGCCGGGACGATCTCCTCGCCGCGCTCGGCCGCCTCGTCGTCAAGTACCGGACGCTGGCCGAGCTTCGCGAGGCGCGCGAGCGGGCGGAGGCGGACGGGCACAGGGAGTTCGGCGGCCCGGAGATCGACCGCCGGACGCTCGAGTTCCGCCGCATCGCGAAGGAGTTTCCCGGCTCGCTGCGCGAGCTCGACGGAAGCGGCGCCCGGCGACTGCGAGCGAAGGAGTCGGCGGTTCGGGAGGTCGTCGAACGGTCGCGTTCCACGTCGGGGTCGCCAGCTCCTGCCGCGTGGATGTCGGTCGTGCTCGACTACCACCGGCTCCTGCGGGAGTCGCTCGCGATCAAGGCATGGCTCGCCTCCCGCGTTCCGCGGGGCGAGAGCGTCGGAGCGGCCACGGTCGAGGAGTACCTGGAGGATCGGCGCGCGCGCCGGCTCGAGCCCATGTCGCTCCTGGACGCCGCGGCGTGGCTCGAGAGTCACCGGCGCCCGCCCGGCGGACGTCTGCACAACCTCGTGTTCCGCGCTCTCGAGGAGGCGCACGGGCTCACGCGCCATGCCATCGAGCGCGCGATCTTCGGGCCGATCGCCGGCAACGCGGAGGAACGCTAGGGTTTCTTGGGGTGAGCCGGCGGCGGTTCCTGCGGGGCCGTCGGACCGGGAACGGGCCTCACGGGGGCGACGCTCTGAGACTTCGCCGCTTCGACGGGCAGATCGGATCGCCCGCTCCATTCGAGCCACGATCCGAGGTAGACCGCTCCCGTCCCGAGGCCCGCCACCTCCATCGAGAAGAGCAGATGCGTGGCACGACGCCCGTCGAGACAATAGACGACCGCCTGAGAGTCCTTCGTGATCCCGGACTTCGTCAGCCACGATTGCAGCGCCGGCGCGCTCCTGAACACGCGGAAGTCATCCTTCACGTCGAAAGCGCCGTCCCAGTTCACGTTGATCGCGCCGGGAACGTGCCCGCCGCGCCGGAATTTCAGGACCGTGCCGTCGTACTCGCCGGCCGATCGTGCGTCGACTACGAGTCCCGCCGGGTGAGTCTTCTTCCAATCCCGCACGGCTTCGGCGGTCGCCACGCGCTCGGGACGGGGTTTGGGAGTGAAGACGGCGTCCCGGTGGAATGGATAGTCGGATGTCATGGCCCGCCCCTCCGTCCGCCACTTGTCGTATCCGCCGTCCAGCAGGCTGACATCGTCGAATCCGTAGTAGCCGAGCGCCCACCACAGGCGGGTCGCCAACTTCCCCCCGATGTCGTCGACGGCAATGACGTGCACTCCGGCGCCGATCCCGACGGACTCCATGAGCGTCTTGAACTCGGCGGCCGGGAGAGGGGCCGCCGCCGCGCCGTCCCTCCGAACCATCTGACCCTCGTCGAGCCAGTAGGCGCCCGGGATATGGCCCTGGTCGAAGATCTCGCGCGGCCGGACATCGACGATGAGGATCTCGGGCCGGATGATGTTGTCGTCGAGCCACTTCGTCGAGACGATCCGATCCCCGGTGGAGCCGGGCGCCGGGGGCGCCTCCGCGGCGCCGGGCGAGGAGGCCCCCAGCACCGCCAGCAAGGCCGCGATCACCGTGTATCTCATCGAACTCTCCCTGTCGCGCTACGGGCGGCGCGGCGAAGCTGCCGCCGCCGTCCGGCGCGCCGTCGATGGTCCGCTGACACGGACGTCCCCTGCCGCGGCGGCAACGTTCAGCTTGCCGAATCCCCAAGCGCCGTTCGGGGTGGCCCCCGTGAATGTGTCGACCGAGGCGTTGTCCGTCAGCACATCGTGAATCGTCGCGTTGTCCATGGCGGGATTGATCCCGAGCAGCAGCGCGACGGCCCCCGCGACGTGCGGGGCCGACATGCTCGTCCCCTCGAGAATCATGTGCTTGCCGTCCTCGACGGTGCGAAGGCGTCCTTCGGATCCGGCCCCCGTCGTGATGGTCCGTGACTTGGTGGACGCGATTCCCATTCCCGGGGCCGCGATGTCGGGCTTGAAGCGCCCGTCACGGGTCGGGCCCGTGCTGCTGAACGGCGCGATGTCGAACTGCACGAAACTCGGGTCCTGGTAGCCGATCGGTTTCCCGACGATGTTGGTCCACGAGAGCTTCGTGAGGTAGGCGCCGACGGTGATCCCGCGCTTCGACGTGCCGGGGATGGAGACGGTGCTGCCCGGGGAAGGGGAGTCCCAGCCCCAGGTGCAGATTCCCTTCGTCGCGTCGGCGATCCATGAGTCGTAGCGCCCGCCGCCCGGGATGCTCGTTCCCGTGATCGAGACGGTCCACTTGCCGCCCGCCGGCAGGACGCCCCCTGAATCGTCGACCCCGAAGATGCATTCGTGGTCCCCGTTGACCGAGTAGGGCGTCCCCGGGCAGTCGACGAATATCGTGCCGAACGGCGTGTCGGTCTCGGCGCTGTTCGGGTCGTTGCCGGTGCTGTTCTGGAAAAAGGTCTGGCCGTTCGGGGCGGCGACTCTCACCGTGACGGAGTCCGATCCCTTGTACCAGAAATCGGCGAAGAACTCGTCATTCCCCCGGCCCGACAGCGCGCCGCACTGGCGTCCGCCGCTGACGACCGGAATCGTGAAGCTGTGCTGCGTGGGAGTGTTCAGCATCGCGTTGCCGGTGACGTAGATGCCGTCCTGCTCCGAGTTCCCGGCGGACTTCACGAAGACGCGGACGATTCCGTTGGCGTCGCCGTCGTCGGTCAGCGTGTCCATCGCGATCTCGTCGGGGTCGGACCCGTCGTGCGCCCCGAACTGATGCCCGAAGCTCATGTTGACGACCAGCGGGGGATTCCCGAGCCGCTGCTGCTCCTCGATGAGGAACTGGAGCGCCTCGGTCACGTCGCCAACCTGGCTTCCGGATCGGTCGAAGAGCTTGACGCCGATCAGATCGGCCCCGGGAGCCATCCCGACATAGCGCCCTCCCGGAAACCCCTTGCCCGTTCCCAGCCCGTTCCCCGCGGCGGTCCCGAGCGTGTGCGTCCCGTGTCCCGAGGTGCCGGGTGGATCGACGTAGCTGAGCGGCGCCTGGCCCCGCAGGAATCTGTCGATCTGTGTGTCCGGGAAGTAGCAGCCATTCGTGTGACCCGGCGGCGGGGTACCGCGGCAGGTCGAATCGAGATTGAAGAGCGACTTGAACCTCGTGGCGCCGGTGACGCTCCGGAAGTCCGCGTGCTTCACGTCGTGACCGGTGTCGATGCTGGCGACGAGCACCCCGGCTCCGGTGGATCCGAACGGACCGTTCGGATCCCTGACCATCACGGCCCCCGTCTCTGGGACGCTGACGTCGAGCTCGAGCTTCATGCGCCGCGCGACATCGAGCGAGACGACACCCGGGAGGGCGGCGAGCGACGCGGCGGAAGCCAGGGGCGCCGTGAACGACACGACGCGGCCGACGTGCCCGCGAACCTCCGCACCCGCGGCCACGAGAGCCGCGACCTCGTCGGCGCCGCCCGTCCGCAGAATCGCCTTGAGAGTGGCGACCGGGCCGTCGGCGGTCGGGGAGACCATCAACCTCGGGGACGCCGCAACCGACTCGCCCGCGCCACCGGACGTCGCCGAGGCACGGGCTCTCTCTCTCGATGCGCGCGCCATCGCGAGCCTCAGGGCCCCCGCGATCCTCGGATGAGCCGCGTCGCCCGCGGCGAGAGCCTCCGGAGACGGCGCTGCCGTCACCCGCGCGAGCGCTACGCCGAAAATGAGGGGCGCTGCGATGAGGGAGAGCGCGATCGAGGCTTGCGCGCCGCGACCGCCTCGTTCATGCGTCATGAAAACCTCCAGATCGTGTCGCCGGCGGGCGCCTCCCCCGTCGACGCGGGAACTCTCAAGGATGGGATCAGACTACCTGCGCGTGCCTCCGGGCACAAGGCCGGCGGCGCGCGCGACTCCGTCGCGGTAGGCGAGCCACAGATCGAGGGAGCGGTCCATCGCGCCGATCACCTCCGCGCGGGCCTCCTTTCCCCGAGCCTGGCTTTCGACGATGCGCCAGGCGGCCTCCCGATGGCCGTTCTCGACGCGGGCGTGGGCTCGCTTGAGGGTGAGAGCCCGCGCCGAGAGTCCATGGTGCCTTGCGAGAGGATCGTGGCGGGCGTCGAACCGTTCTGCGGCGCGGCGTCCCGACAGGGCCTCGCGATCCTTGACGCTTCCCTCCACGAAAATCGTGATGACCGCCGCGGCGACGACCCAGTTTCCTCGCGTCGTCACCCGATCGAGCATGCGGCGATAGCGTGCGGCGGCCGGGAGCAGCGTGGCGGTCCGGAATCGAGCGGCCCGGAACCCCAAACCCTGCATCATCTGGATGAAGAGCTCGGGATGTGGCGCTGTTCCGCTCAACCTCCCGGTCTCCTCCTCGAAGAGGTTTTCGGCGAGGAGCCGTCGTGCGATCGCGTCGGGGCAGGCACCGTGCACGCGACCGAGGAAACGTGGGAAATCCCGGACATAGGTCAGGAATTCCTGCTGGTAGTGCACGAAAAGTTGGGGTCGAGTGGCATCGGGTCCGGAGAAGTGCGGCCACGCCCAATGGTTCTTCCGGTCCATGATGCTGAGGAGAATCTCACGGAAACTCATAGGACAGAGTAAGTTACCTCTCGAGCCGCGCGTCTGCAAGTTGGTTCGGAAAGATCGCTTTACGCTTTTCCCGCGGCGACGAATCGTTGACATAGAGGTCGCCATGGGATAGAGTAAGTCCTTAGTTTTGAAGCCTATCGGATTCGGGTCGCTGACTCATCCGCCGTAGGAGGTTGCGTGGATTTCAAAGTTGGTGACAAGGTCGTCTACCCGAACCACGGGGTAGGGGTCATCGAGGAAGTTCTCAGGACCCAGGCCGGTGGGATCGACCAGGCGTTTTTCAGGCTCAAGATCGTGGCCAACGGGAGCACGGTGCTGATCCCGACGGCCAACACGAGTCAGGTCGGTCTTCGGAAGGTGCTGACGCGCAAGGACGTCGACAAGGTTTTCAAGGTCTTGCGCAACGGCAACATCGACATCACGTCCGACTGGAAGGGCCGTTTCCAGGAACACTCCGACAAGATGCGATCGGGGGATATCTACGAGGTCGCAGCGGTCCTCAAGAGCCTGACCCTCCTCAGCAAGAGCAAGAACCTCTCGTACCGCGAGCGGAAGATGCTCGACAAGTCGAAGTATCTTGTCGTGAGCGAGATCGCCTCGGTATCGAACATGCAGGAGAACGAGGTCGAGCAGCGCGTCGACCGCGCCGTCGCCGTCTCGATCAAGAAGCCACGGGATCACTGACTCCCGGGAGTCTCTCCGGCAGGCCCAGCCGGGCCCGCAGGACCAGCAGGCATTGAAGAGCCGGGGATCGCCCCGGCTTCTTCGTTTCAGGCGCCATGACCACCATCATCGATCTCGCGGTCCTCCCGTTTCTCGTCGTCCTGGCGGGTTTCTTCGCTGTCGCCGAGACATCGCTGTTTAGCCTGCGGCCGTGGCGTCTCGATCGAATCGTGCGGGAGCATCCGCAGGCCGGCGAGACCATCGTCAGGCTTCTGGCCGAGCCGATGAGGCTTCTGGTGACGCTCGTCGTCGGCGCGGAGCTCTCCTCCATCGCGTTCGGTAACCTGATCGCGATGATACGACGCGACTCCTTCGGCGACATGGGAGAAATCGGCGTCATCCTCGCCGTGGCGCTCACGAGCTCGATTCTGCTCCTCGGCGGGGAGATCATCCCCAAGGCCCTTGCCGCGAGCTACCCCGAGCGGACCGCGCTGACGATCGCCGCGCCCCTCGCTGCCGTCGCCCGCGCCCTCTCCCCGCTCTCGATGCCCCTCGCGGTGCTCGCTTCGAGGATGCCGGCGGCTTCC
This window of the Acidobacteriota bacterium genome carries:
- a CDS encoding DUF167 domain-containing protein, which gives rise to MERAAHGEEIGSFARREGRAVIAAEISLVDIPGGCRLRVSVRAGGRADAIAGPHAGALKLSVVAAPERGRANRAVVELLASALGLPRSAVTIASGHTSPVKAIRVEGIDSANALVRLDAARTRTIG
- a CDS encoding PspC domain-containing protein, encoding MNRRLHRSTTEKKIAGVCGGLAEYFDVDPVFVRLAAIVPLFLGVPTPLIYLVCWVALPQAPAGGATPPGVLDVTPERQRVDGAALAGVAILCTGVVLLLLNTGVLDWALFKWWRWRYLMPVMLILVGLLILAQAVATHRGRHGNGGA
- a CDS encoding SGNH/GDSL hydrolase family protein — its product is MSTRRRALALNLILALGSLLFTAVVAEIALRVFPPPSLDKRAILSEVGRMVPPYLMLPDPEIGWVLAPNFRGEGHGPGWKVTLATNSLGLRDREYAAEDTADHVVVVGDSYTFGFGVEAEETFPKVAEEELRATPLAGMEVVNAGVSGYGPFEEAAFLRRVVPKFRPRAVVQAFFEGNDVRNAIEYPLRFKMGPEGYLHREGWDPFATPLSYLATYAAMKGRNVGEKLATRRGIELSHQAILDARRYAEQSGARYLLLLLPDVRSERAGRSWALRAYDAALGSGGDINAGMESFARDHGVDVLNLSALFDSAPDAPPLRFSWDGHFTRDGHRLAGRELARRLQSLLAASAAGAPG
- a CDS encoding sulfurtransferase; translation: MRYTVIAALLAVLGASSPGAAEAPPAPGSTGDRIVSTKWLDDNIIRPEILIVDVRPREIFDQGHIPGAYWLDEGQMVRRDGAAAAPLPAAEFKTLMESVGIGAGVHVIAVDDIGGKLATRLWWALGYYGFDDVSLLDGGYDKWRTEGRAMTSDYPFHRDAVFTPKPRPERVATAEAVRDWKKTHPAGLVVDARSAGEYDGTVLKFRRGGHVPGAINVNWDGAFDVKDDFRVFRSAPALQSWLTKSGITKDSQAVVYCLDGRRATHLLFSMEVAGLGTGAVYLGSWLEWSGRSDLPVEAAKSQSVAPVRPVPGPTAPQEPPPAHPKKP
- a CDS encoding S8 family serine peptidase, translated to MTHERGGRGAQASIALSLIAAPLIFGVALARVTAAPSPEALAAGDAAHPRIAGALRLAMARASRERARASATSGGAGESVAASPRLMVSPTADGPVATLKAILRTGGADEVAALVAAGAEVRGHVGRVVSFTAPLASAASLAALPGVVSLDVARRMKLELDVSVPETGAVMVRDPNGPFGSTGAGVLVASIDTGHDVKHADFRSVTGATRFKSLFNLDSTCRGTPPPGHTNGCYFPDTQIDRFLRGQAPLSYVDPPGTSGHGTHTLGTAAGNGLGTGKGFPGGRYVGMAPGADLIGVKLFDRSGSQVGDVTEALQFLIEEQQRLGNPPLVVNMSFGHQFGAHDGSDPDEIAMDTLTDDGDANGIVRVFVKSAGNSEQDGIYVTGNAMLNTPTQHSFTIPVVSGGRQCGALSGRGNDEFFADFWYKGSDSVTVRVAAPNGQTFFQNSTGNDPNSAETDTPFGTIFVDCPGTPYSVNGDHECIFGVDDSGGVLPAGGKWTVSITGTSIPGGGRYDSWIADATKGICTWGWDSPSPGSTVSIPGTSKRGITVGAYLTKLSWTNIVGKPIGYQDPSFVQFDIAPFSSTGPTRDGRFKPDIAAPGMGIASTKSRTITTGAGSEGRLRTVEDGKHMILEGTSMSAPHVAGAVALLLGINPAMDNATIHDVLTDNASVDTFTGATPNGAWGFGKLNVAAAAGDVRVSGPSTARRTAAAASPRRP
- a CDS encoding iron-containing redox enzyme family protein; its protein translation is MSFREILLSIMDRKNHWAWPHFSGPDATRPQLFVHYQQEFLTYVRDFPRFLGRVHGACPDAIARRLLAENLFEEETGRLSGTAPHPELFIQMMQGLGFRAARFRTATLLPAAARYRRMLDRVTTRGNWVVAAAVITIFVEGSVKDREALSGRRAAERFDARHDPLARHHGLSARALTLKRAHARVENGHREAAWRIVESQARGKEARAEVIGAMDRSLDLWLAYRDGVARAAGLVPGGTRR
- a CDS encoding CarD family transcriptional regulator gives rise to the protein MDFKVGDKVVYPNHGVGVIEEVLRTQAGGIDQAFFRLKIVANGSTVLIPTANTSQVGLRKVLTRKDVDKVFKVLRNGNIDITSDWKGRFQEHSDKMRSGDIYEVAAVLKSLTLLSKSKNLSYRERKMLDKSKYLVVSEIASVSNMQENEVEQRVDRAVAVSIKKPRDH